The Populus alba chromosome 4, ASM523922v2, whole genome shotgun sequence genome contains a region encoding:
- the LOC118058390 gene encoding uncharacterized protein has product MDSPQRISIKEPQVILSPCSSARRRRRTSTCSNSPEFEFWMVRNPSFPQPNLVSADELFVDGVLLPLHLLHQPNNNNNNSHPDPDSPEPEPEPPNAQPDPGPEISPASITIEPTSSSKRWRDMIFKKGDKKTSTAAKKQEEKDKDRDRDKKREKRSQSGASSAELNIINIWPFSRSRSAGNSVTRPKLFPGAPGTRKVSSAPCSRSNSAGESKSRKSWPSSPSRPGVHVGRSSPVWQARRGGSSGMKTSFPEPVVRSGEKLSSKKEVTEPGRGKNIGNGNGSIRAKVLNVNVPVCIGYRNHLSCRSDENSAIGARGSGGGKNVAGGSSTDGSNATNSTINVGNGGNLFNFRSLFSKKVH; this is encoded by the coding sequence ATGGACAGCCCACAAAGAATATCCATTAAAGAACCTCAAGTAATCCTCTCTCCATGCAGCAGTGctagaaggaggaggagaacaAGCACTTGTTCAAACTCACCCGAATTCGAGTTCTGGATGGTCAGAAACCCATCTTTTCCTCAACCAAATCTTGTTTCTGCTGATGAGCTCTTTGTTGATGGTGTCCTCCTCCCTCTCCACCTCCTCCACCAAcctaacaacaacaataacaacagccACCCTGACCCTGACTCACCCGAACCCGAACCCGAACCACCCAACGCTCAACCTGACCCTGGACCAGAAATTTCACCAGCAAGCATAACCATAGAGCCAACCTCAAGCTCAAAGAGATGGAGAGATATGATATTCAAGAAAGGTGACAAGAAAACTTCAACAGCAGCcaagaaacaagaagaaaaggataaagacagagacagagacaagaagagagagaaaaggagtcAGAGTGGAGCGAGTTCAGCTGAGttgaatatcatcaacatatggCCATTTTCACGCAGTAGATCCGCAGGGAACAGTGTGACCCGACCCAAGTTGTTTCCCGGGGCTCCTGGAACCCGGAAGGTTAGCAGTGCCCCTTGTTCAAGGAGTAATTCAGCAGGGGAATCCAAATCAAGAAAGTCTTGGCCGAGTAGTCCGAGTCGACCCGGTGTCCATGTGGGTCGGAGCAGCCCGGTTTGGCAGGCTCGACGTGGAGGTAGTTCCGGTATGAAGACTAGTTTCCCCGAACCCGTGGTTCGGAGTGGTGAAAAATTGAGCAGCAAAAAAGAAGTTACCGAGCCTGGCCGCGGTAAGAACATAGGAAATGGCAATGGCAGCATTAGAGCAAAGGTTTTGAATGTAAATGTTCCCGTGTGTATTGGTTATAGAAACCATTTGAGCTGTAGAAGTGATGAAAATAGTGCTATTGGTGCCCGCGGCAGCGGCGGTGGCAAAAATGTTGCTGGTGGTAGCAGTACGGATGGTAGTAATGCTACCAATAGCACCATAAATGTTGGAAACGGTGgcaatcttttcaattttcgCAGCCTCTTCTCAAAAAAGGTTCATTAA